The genomic segment aaaaaaaagcctaGCCTCaaagacataaaataaaagcagcTGTAGTTTTTCAACAGTTCCTCTCAACTTCAAGACACATCATCAAAATAGTTTTCATAGCTTTTGAATCAGATCTCACTCTGGAGActacagcagcacagctgtgggATGCTGATGAGCATGTTTGCAACAGATGTAGCGATGGTTACATTTTCCGTTGTACGGAGTATCTGTTTAAGAAGTAAATTAACATTAATTATACACTCAATGATAACCTTACTCTTTTTGTATTGTGTGCCCATGTTTTCATTGGTCCTGTTTCTGAAGCTGTTTTAGCTTAACATGGGTTTTTCATTAGACTCTGGCCTGTTTGCACCACTTGAAGGATAAATCTTTTGACAAACAGTTGTGTAAGTCGTCCTGGATAATGTCTCCTGTTATTATGGGTGTTTTATGCCTTGCAAAGAAATCAGTACATGTACTGACcctttgcccccccccccccccccccccccggcacTCACTAATTATTTCAtatcaatgattttttttttctcaattttcaAGCTGTTCCGAAATCTCTTTCATACTGCGCTTCTGTTGTTAGCACACTAAATCCCTGCTAGACTCTTTGCTGTCTGCCTTTGAAAGGTCTCTCAGCATTTCATATTTGGTCTGTTTTCCTGTGAGAAACCCTGATGTTtcacagctccagctccagctaaCACTCTCCCTTTGCAATTCCCTTTAGCTCCGCATGTAAAACTACACTTTAAAGATCTCCCTAATGTTGCCTTGTCAACTAAACAACCCAAACACATCTTAATATACTACAGTTATTATTGCCATTAAGATCATGTTTTTCTtaaacactgtattaaaaaaGTGACAGTGAGTTTGGTATTAGATAATCTGTGCCAGCTGAGGTGCTTGGTGATTTTAATCAGAGCTACTATATCTCACTGTAGTGTTCTTGTGTTTTTACATCAGGGATCCACATATAGGGAAATAAAAGCTTATGTGGTGTGCATCATCAgaatgtcaaaagctgaaatgtTTTGTCTGCGCTTAAGTGTACTGAAGCACCAACCTCTCTTGTGGCAATTTTGTCAGTGCATCTGGGCTAAACCCTGTTTGTATTCACTTTtatcctcctctcctctctgacaCCAAGCTGTCGTCTGGTACCCCCTGAAAGACGTTCTCTATGTCAAAGACAGGAAAGGGCTGATTGTTCGAGTTCCCTGGcacttgtatttatttatttatctcccTCGACCCAATAATGCAGCCTATTCACAGCTATCACAATAGGCTTTGAATGGCATGAATGGCAGACACTATTTATGACCCTTTTTAGTGGGGAGGGGGAGCAAAGACCGAAAAAATGTGCCCCTTCTGTGTTAGGTTGGGTCCAGTTGGTGAGGTCGCCAATCTGACAAGtctgttgctgttttctttctctctctctctctctctctagcgaGCCTTTGCTTgttgctaacattagctttcCCTGTTTGCTGATCACAGAGCTGAGGTACAGCCCCACATtccacacacacttcacacacaaaCTGACAAAATGCTAGGATGTTTTCTGTTTAGCACAAGCAAGAAAacgtgtgtaaatgtgtaacaAGGAATCGAGAGAACCTCCActgcattttatttgtgtttctaGGCTTCTGctgtgttttaaaaacaaactgtCAGATGTAAACAGCTCGTTATTACTACACATTCATTGCTTATTTAGAATCCTAGTATATGTACAGATATGTGACCAGGTTGAGTTTGTTTCAGCTATAAACAGAGTTTGAATTGTGAGgacattttgtttttgatttacAAGCTCGAGTGTGCTATTGTCAAAACGGTACCGCTCATTCAACTAGGAATAGCCCTGAGTTTATAGAAAAAGAACAAGGTCAGGGTATTAGATGGATCGCTGTCATATCCAAACCTTTGTTTTGTAGAAATGACTCAAAAACATGCGCAAtactttgcaaaagtttgataGTGCCTGTAATTTATTGAATTCCCAGTAAAAACAGCCATTGTGTACaagtttttcaggagatgtctAAGAAGGTTAGATAAACAATTGCATAAAAAGTCTGGAAAATAATTCTGGGTGGTCtgttttttgcacagtaataaacattaaaattaaactatttctttcttttctcttagtTGAATTGTTGTTCAAGGAACCAAGAGTAGTTTGTCTGTGGCATCACAATGTTTTGGAGTGTTAAATACACGAATAGCTACATTTCAATCAACTTTCTCTGCAAAGTACAAgcactaaaatgaaaatgctgtGTAATGCTTGCAGTTTTTGCTGCAAAGTGCCTTTTTAAACTGAATTTAGCAATGTAGTGCTTTACATATTTGCATctcaatttaataaaaaaaaggtaaatgtcattgttttcctgaaaagcaaacattttttttctgttaaaattaaaactgaCCAGAGTCTTGTTAACGttcataaaatattacacaaaatttCCATAGCCTACACCAGCAAACTTAATGAAgcatcaaaacatttttctaaaaaaatgcTTTGGATAGAAACGCTGCTGTTAATGATACTGCAAGCCAAGTTTCATGAATTTTGCTAGGACTGTGTTTaagtatttgtatgtgtttgtcatAAACTCTTTTACCTAGTCATATGAAACTTTGCCATTTTGAAAGCAGTCAAAGTTTAAGGTTCTGGTGGAGAGGTTTGGCAGTGAAGACCCATAAAAACAAGTCCCTCTGTGCTTTGGGTGACAAGAACTGTAATTTACAATTGAATGTTCAAGCTCTCCAATCGCCTCATCTGCTCCACTGTCCAGCTGGAATATGTAAGGTCATCCACTCTGACTGTCCCTTTGAACCACAGCATGctcaggcctccctctccccagTAGTAAACCAAAAGGTCATGCACTTAAGCAGTGCACCTAGTCTTTACAGAGGCCAAGGTTCACCCACAGTCCTTTGCCCTCTGCCATTTGGAGAGAGCGGCACAGGAAGTAGATTAATGGGTTTGTTAGCCTGGCTGTGCGCCATGTGTCATTCTTATCAAATTATGAATGCACACATTTTAGAGATAAGGGGCTGCCAAACTGTTGTAATGATTATGATCATGGTTGCTTCTTCAGAGTCTAGAggataatttaatttaaacaaaaaaaaacttttgcctAAGGAAAAACCTGTCCAATAGGAAAAGAACTGAGGGACATTTCTATTGTACAGTCCAAAACCTTGAGCTTAAGTTGGtttacctgctttgtgaaatactccCCAGGAGAAAAGCACAAAGAGAGAACCAGGAAAAGCAGATGATATGGTAAACTGTACAAACAAggtgccacaaagggttctttgatggatgccacagaagaaccacctttttaattCTTGATTGATGTTTGAAAGAGATTTGTGATTGTGTAGAATGTTGTATACTTTCAAAGGCTCTATATTAGCTggtgttttttacattttaaaaggtttGCACAGTCAGACATCTTCGTAACAAAAATGGTTTTCTAAAGGACTATGCATTGAAAGATTTTTAAAGGACCTAAAGTGGTTGCTCTACAGCATCGTACAAAACCCTTTTTGccacctttgtttttaagagtttacTTATATAAATGCTGTTCATTGTAAAATGTACTTGCGGCTAAGCTGCCTGGGCCCTGCTGACCTCATTTAACACTGACTGCTCATCATGAGTAACAAATGTTTTGTGGAGATGAAAGGCAAAGTTTGACTGGAGTAGATCAAATCCAACATGATTCATCTATAATTGCAGTGACTAGATGGATGCTAATTACTGTGCTTCTGGAGCATAGTTGTAAAGTGTTGTCGTCAAGTAAATAGTGATGATTTGGCTAAGGATAAGTTGAGGATAGGCAGTGTGACTGAGGTGCAGTAATTCCATAGTTTCAGCGTGACATGTTGAAGTGAGTAGTCGAGAGGGCCGCTGTATTTAAGGATGCCAAGCTTTGATCTGAGTGTTCTTATCTTTGGTACTTTTTGCAGTGTGAGTCTGATAAGGGAGCAGCATGCTCATTGGTGCTGTGCCAACATCTAGCTGTCTCCCAGCGTGCATGAAGGCACAGGAAATCTCTGAGCTTCCATAGCACTGACTCACCATGCCACATCAGCCACACCTCAGGccagaaggaggaggatgagACAAGTGGGAAGAGATTGCGAGCGTGAAGGAAGGAGGCGTTGGAGGGGTGATAAATGCTGTTGAAGAAAAAGGAGGGCTGGTTTCATTCtaaatttcaaaatgaatgaatttctGATTTGCCTTGTTCTGACATGAATTTCATTCCTGCACGGTGGCATCTCATCTTTTTTCTGCTTCctgtaatcatttaaaacactcCCCCCTCCCCTGATTTATTTCCCTCTCTGTCatctccctcctctcccctACTTCCCTGTCGCTTACACTTCCTAATGTTTCTTTTGTTAGcccccctcttcctctctccccttcctTCTTTCAATTGTCTCATTTGTTATTGCACCCCCCCCTTcttcatcaaattaaaatgttatGTAGCATAAAGTTACATTGTATCAATCCCGATTCCTGAATTGACTAAAGACCATAACTGTGCATAAAAGGATGTCTGATAAGAATATAGTACAATTTTCAGCAGCTAACTTGGTGTTGgaagtgttctctgtagagtatGGACATTTATTTCAAACAGAAATTACTTAGTTGTGACCTTGGTTCTTGGTTATCCAGGAATTATTTATCCATGGACCTTTGATGTTGTGTGCTTCCTTTGGCAAAGCAGACTCCAAAACTGAATGCCAAACACTTTTTGATAGTCGTTATTAAGAGTGAATAAcagctttgtttaaaaaaaaaacttctctctctctcttatcttcCTTTAGAGCAATCCTCGAGCCCTTGCTCTCCTTACCCTCTCCAGCTCAGAGCATGTACATAGTGGTGGACTCTTTGGACGCTGGTTACGGTGGATATGTTGGGGCTAGTGAGGGGCTGACAACTGGAGCCATGGCCATTCAGAGTACTTCAATAGCAGATCTTCTCCTCAGGCACCTCCAGCTATTCCCTCCCTGGATTCTCCTGGTCTGCTCTGCACGCAGACAGAACAAAGCTGTCTGCAAAATGTTCTCAGGTACACATATATAGTCCTGGAAACTATGCATGTTCAAACCAGGTTTATTATATCCAGTCCTGGGGAACTATGTGAGTTCAAGCCAGGTTCATTACACCCACTTGCTTCAAACTCACTGCAAGCAAAATATCATGTGTAAAGTGTAATATCTCTCTGATCATTCCATcagctctgttcttttctacgttcaaaaaaacaaagctttgaCAAGCTTTTGGCATAAGACACAACATTGATGCAAAGTTGTCTGTAATGAACACGGTTCCATGTTTAAAACAAGAATGTTGGAATCCCTGaagcagtgtttcagttttCAGAGGGGCAGAGAGTTTTGTCTTAATTAGTGGTATTGGAAATTTTTAATGCCATTTGATGTTGCACTCAGGAAAGTAAGTCCACAATCATCAAAGCTAATTGGCCATAGGCTGTCAAGTATCTTTACTGAAGATACACACATGGATCACAGGGACTTGTTTGCAAATCCAGCCACagcaataatataatataaagtgcagtcttttgttttgttttgttttttttaatgccatTTTCAGTGCATTCCCTGTACATATATCTTTTGCTCCTTTGTTCTCATCTGCTCATAATCCTTCAGATGAGTTGATCTGGTTTTAACAGATGAGACCAACACACTCATTAGACTTCCCTATCAAAAAGATAGAACAAGAAGACATATGAGCTCTGTATGTTCTTAATATGTTAAAGATATGTAAAGACTGTGTTTTAAGGCTATTACAAAGTAGTCCTAAACATCCTTTCAGCCTGCAGCTGTCTTAGATTCTTCACTTAAAGTTTGCAGTTGCCTCAAAGGGATGGGTGGAGATTTAAACCCTTCCCATTTGTAGTCAGTCTGCCAGGAAAAGAAAGAACTTGGAGGAAGCTCAGCATGTTGCCCAGCTTTCTCTTTCATCATTCCTTTGTCCATACTTCCCCTCTGGTATTCTTTAAATTTTTTTGTCCTTCACGCTCCAATTTCATCTCTGTCTTTGTTCTGCAGGGTTTCGGAAGCTGTGTCTAGATGACTTGAGGAAACCTGCAGCAGTACGGGATGTTCAGCATTACATTCTGCGGAGGCTGGATCAGGAGGGGGCACTGCGCCGGCAGCTCACGCCAGAGACAGCTGATATGCTTAACCTGCTGCACATTAAGAGTGGCGGCTGCTTCCTTTTCCTGGAGCAAGTGCTAGATGGTGTAGCATGTGGTCTGGTAGGACTGAGAGAGATCCGGGACATTCCAGGCACATTGAATGGTCTGTACCTGTGGCTCTGTCAGCGGCTCTTTCCTCGCAGACTGTTTGTCCATGTTAGACCATTACTCAACATTATACTGGCCTCCCCACGACCTCTCGATTCTGAGAAGCTCTACATCGCTGCACATACCAGGGACAACTGTCTAGGACGTGAGGACTTCAAGTCACTAATGCGTGCTTTGGCACCACTGATTGTGGATGGGCCTGAGGACAGTAAACTTCTATTTCATGGCAGCTTTGCAGAGTGGTTAACCGATGTGAAGTACTGCACACAGAAATTTCTGTGCAGTGTGAAGGATGGTCACCTTTCACTTGCCATGTACCTGTCACTCAGAGCCCAAAGCCTTGGCACAGAAGAGGTATGCCAGCTGGGCCACCATCTACTCAGCAGTGGAATCCATGCTGGGGAGACATCTCTTCTTGCTTTGTGGATGATATGGAATGGTGTTCCCACTCTCAGAACTGGTTCTACTGACATCTCTCAGCCCCTGAACACCCCAGTGTTGGTCCAACAGGATGTGCTACAGCTTTTGATGAAGAGTGGAGTGTATCCTCCCACCTGTTCCCCAGACAATTGTGCTAGTGTAGGTGTGCAGTGTGTGGGTGGAGGAAGAGGAATAGTACGGCGGGCGCTGCAGAGAGAAGACTCTGTGCGAGCACTTTTGGACAGTGGGGTCAGCGTAAACCGTATAGACCCATCAGATGGACGGACACTGCTGTCTACTGCGGCTCATGCAGGGCTTGTGGatgtcactgcactgctgctgtgtCATGGGGCAGACCCTTCTCTGAGTGACCTCCATGGTCAGACGGCCCTAACCCTTGCTGCCAGGCAGGGCTACGTTAGTGTGCTTCAAATTCTGCTGGAGTGGGCTCAGGACCAGGGGTGTGACACTCCAGCTGTTCGAGCCCTACTGGAGCATGTCGACAGCGAAGGATGGACTGCCCTGCGTTCAGCTGCATGGGGTGGCCATAAAGAAGCTGTAAAGATGCTTCTTGAGGCAGGAGCAGAAGTGGATGGTTGTGATCCAGATGGTCGCACAGCTTTGCGAGCTGCTGCTTGGGGGGGTCATGAGGAGGTCCTGATGACCCTTCTAAACCATGGTGCTAAAGTGGATCGCATGGACCATGAAGGGCGCACTCCACTCATTGCTGCAGCCTACATGGGCCATAAAGAAGCAGTAGAGATTCTGCTTGATGCAGGTGCAGAAGTGGACCTGGCAGATGGGGATGGGCGCACTGCTCTCTCAGTGTCTGCTCTATGTGTGCCATCAGCAACAGGCGGAAGAGGACATGGAGAGGTCGTAAGTCTGCTGTTGGAAAGGGGTGCTGATCCAGAGCATAaggatagagatgagatgaccCCTTTACTGTTGGCCTCCTATGAGGGCCATGAGGAAGTAGTAGAACTCCTCCTAGAAGCTGGGGCAGATGTCGACGAGAGTGCTGGAGTCTACCCTTCTGCTGTAACACCCCTCCTTGCAGCAGCAGCCATGGGGCATGCAGGCACAGTGAATCGCTTGCTATTCTGGGGGGCAGCAGTAGATGGCATTGATGGAGAAGGTCGCACAGCGCTTTGCTTGGCTGCAGCTAAAGGCAGCACTGAGGTTGTGAGAGCTCTGCTGGACCGAGGGCTAGATGAGAATCACAAAGATGATCTTGGCTGGACGCCACTGCATGCAGCTGCCTGTGAGGGCCACAagagtgtttgtgttgttttaaccGAGCAAGGCAGCATGGCAAGGGTGAGTGAGCTGGATGTGGAAGGCCGGACTGCCCTCATTCTATCAGCACAGGAGGGCCACTGCAGTACAGTAAGACTCCTGCTAGACCGCAAATCACCCATCGATCATCGAGGGTATGATGGACACTCTGCTCTCAGCACTGCTGCCTTGCAGGGGCATACCGAAGTAGTAGAGCTGTTGCTGAGAAGGGGAGCTGACACTGATGTCCGAGATGCAGAAGGAAGACCTCTTCTTTATCTGCTGGTTCTAGAAGGTCGTTTGGATATTGCTACTGTGCTCATAGAGAAAGGGGGTGTCCCACTGGAATCAAGAGATGTTGATGGGCGAACAGCACTGCATGTAGCAGCTTGGCAAGGTGACCTTGAAGGTATCAGCCTTTTGCTGAGACATGGTGCAGATCCAAATGCACTAGACTCCGAGGGTCGACCTCCACTGCACTCTGTGGCATGGAGGGGTCATACAGCTGCAGGCAGACTGCTCCTCAGAGCCAGGGAGGTTAATGTTGCTCTAGCCTGCAAAAAGCAAGGTGCCACAGCACTTAGCATCGCCTCTCAGGAGGGACATGCTGAAATTGTGGCCATGCTTCTGGAAAAAGGTGCAAATCCAGACCATGTGGATCATTATGGGCGTAGCCCAGTAAAAGTTGCAGGAAAGCGAGGTCTTTTCAATATTGTGCGTCTCCTGGAGAGCTATGGTGCAAAGCCATTCCCTGGACTCATACCACCCTCACCATGTGGGACTCCAGGCTCCTCCTCTCATTCATCCACAGTCAAGACACAAACCTCTGTCAGTTCTGGAGAGGTATGTGCCAATGGAGCCCCAACCACTTCTTCCACGTCATCAGCTTCTTTGTCAGCCTCTTGCTCCCCAGCCTCCACAGCTGAGAGATTCCATTCAGTGCCTGGCTCTCAGACTTCTTCTTCTACCTGCCACTCTCTGGCTACTGTGCAGACTGTCCCTGCTGACACCCTGAGCTTTACTCAGCAGATCCAGCAACACTCACTTCCCCGTTGTCGCAGCCGGCCATCCACCCTGCCTCTGCCAGGTTCAAATGCTGCCAGCCTTCAAGGAAGTGCTGCCAGGAACAAGCAGAAGCTTGTCCCCAAAATTAACCCTCCCCATGCACAATGCACCTTTCttggtctacatgaatcagatgTACCTCTTAAAGGGCTTGGGTCTCCAGAAGCTGGTGACTACCTCTTGAAATCCAAAACTCCCCAATTTATTGAAGATGAGTTTGTAAAGAGCCCTCAGCAAGTTGGAAGTGGAGTAGACAAATGGAACTCAGTAATGGTGTCCTTGGGGTTGACACCAAACCAAGAGGGGGCCATTAGGCAGCCAAAAAGTAGAGAAACTCCACCTTTAGGGTATCCTCCTCTTCATCTCCAGCCCCATTCACAAAGAGATAACTGGACAGGTCTTCAAAAAACATCCTTTTCCCCAGCTTTTGACCACACAGCCATGTCCCCACATAGTGCCTTACTTGAAGAGTCAGTGTTCAACATCACAACCACAGACCCCCAGCTCAACCTAAAACAGGCAATCAAGTTGCAGTTTGAGGGACCAACCAGTGCCGCACTTTACAAGAGAGAAACACCGCTCTAAGGTAATAGATTATGCTTAGACATATAAGAAGGCTATTTATTCAGTGCGACATTCAACATGTTAAAAATAATTACTAAATGAAAAGTAAGAAATACTTTGTTCATGGGTGTCTACTCTGCAGTTTACTGGGAGAGAATGTCTGGAATGCTAATGACAACTTTGTTTCTTGTAGGCAACCCTTGGTGATTTGGAGCTCAAGGAGGGGAGGGTGGTGTGGATAATTGCAGTGTGTGAATCACTCAGGTTGGAGGGATATGGTAGATGAGATCCCACCACACTCTGACCTCCTGCAAGACCAGCGAAGCAAAAGTAACAAAGAGGAACCAAAGGACTTCAAAGATTAATGCTGTGTACATTCCGTACATTTTCTTTTACGTCCTGTCAACATGGGGAACAGTTTCTctcacatacatatacacacaatcaCAGGAAAATATTCTTACACGGGAACACACAGATGGATTGCAGTGACACACAGGAAAATGTTATACAGCGTAGGTAATTACAGAACAcaataaaatgaactaaaatatgTCGTAAAGGAGTTTGCAAGCACACATACAGCAGGGAGTCTTGCAGAGGTTTTCAAAATTTGTTCTAGCTGGTTCACACATAGTGTGTTTGATGAAACTTTTGAGATGTCTTCTAGTTCTGGAGGAAATTGACAGGCACAGAGAGACAATGTATGCGACAGTAACACTGTTTCTTCTAATCTTGGaccactcactcattcattcactctctctggaATGCACCCCAGCATTGTGGTGCCCAGAGCTGGAA from the Pygocentrus nattereri isolate fPygNat1 chromosome 6, fPygNat1.pri, whole genome shotgun sequence genome contains:
- the ankrd50l gene encoding ankyrin repeat domain-containing protein 50, with amino-acid sequence MRGSSPSLLRGRRFHCREWALEKLKRCLEARDATRGVQDSTHCPPGVLVTGGQGTGKTAFCTELVWPQSEAGRAAGLASRCLAWHYCQQEDAGSTAVWRFVLGLVEQLRDSPLLAPSYSHMLSSTSVAASLEPVHCQRDPDDTFKRAILEPLLSLPSPAQSMYIVVDSLDAGYGGYVGASEGLTTGAMAIQSTSIADLLLRHLQLFPPWILLVCSARRQNKAVCKMFSGFRKLCLDDLRKPAAVRDVQHYILRRLDQEGALRRQLTPETADMLNLLHIKSGGCFLFLEQVLDGVACGLVGLREIRDIPGTLNGLYLWLCQRLFPRRLFVHVRPLLNIILASPRPLDSEKLYIAAHTRDNCLGREDFKSLMRALAPLIVDGPEDSKLLFHGSFAEWLTDVKYCTQKFLCSVKDGHLSLAMYLSLRAQSLGTEEVCQLGHHLLSSGIHAGETSLLALWMIWNGVPTLRTGSTDISQPLNTPVLVQQDVLQLLMKSGVYPPTCSPDNCASVGVQCVGGGRGIVRRALQREDSVRALLDSGVSVNRIDPSDGRTLLSTAAHAGLVDVTALLLCHGADPSLSDLHGQTALTLAARQGYVSVLQILLEWAQDQGCDTPAVRALLEHVDSEGWTALRSAAWGGHKEAVKMLLEAGAEVDGCDPDGRTALRAAAWGGHEEVLMTLLNHGAKVDRMDHEGRTPLIAAAYMGHKEAVEILLDAGAEVDLADGDGRTALSVSALCVPSATGGRGHGEVVSLLLERGADPEHKDRDEMTPLLLASYEGHEEVVELLLEAGADVDESAGVYPSAVTPLLAAAAMGHAGTVNRLLFWGAAVDGIDGEGRTALCLAAAKGSTEVVRALLDRGLDENHKDDLGWTPLHAAACEGHKSVCVVLTEQGSMARVSELDVEGRTALILSAQEGHCSTVRLLLDRKSPIDHRGYDGHSALSTAALQGHTEVVELLLRRGADTDVRDAEGRPLLYLLVLEGRLDIATVLIEKGGVPLESRDVDGRTALHVAAWQGDLEGISLLLRHGADPNALDSEGRPPLHSVAWRGHTAAGRLLLRAREVNVALACKKQGATALSIASQEGHAEIVAMLLEKGANPDHVDHYGRSPVKVAGKRGLFNIVRLLESYGAKPFPGLIPPSPCGTPGSSSHSSTVKTQTSVSSGEVCANGAPTTSSTSSASLSASCSPASTAERFHSVPGSQTSSSTCHSLATVQTVPADTLSFTQQIQQHSLPRCRSRPSTLPLPGSNAASLQGSAARNKQKLVPKINPPHAQCTFLGLHESDVPLKGLGSPEAGDYLLKSKTPQFIEDEFVKSPQQVGSGVDKWNSVMVSLGLTPNQEGAIRQPKSRETPPLGYPPLHLQPHSQRDNWTGLQKTSFSPAFDHTAMSPHSALLEESVFNITTTDPQLNLKQAIKLQFEGPTSAALYKRETPL